One Solanum lycopersicum chromosome 4, SLM_r2.1 DNA window includes the following coding sequences:
- the LOC138347991 gene encoding uncharacterized protein has protein sequence MIEEKDGEKTRHIAKPRQKYDEADRKKIEKRYKEKTLLVCGIGPDEFNRVSACESAKGIWDCLKTSHEGTKKVKESKIDMLTSLNEYFKMKEGETINEMFTKLSCITNELRNLGEPISMSKQVRKVLRILPKS, from the coding sequence ATGATAGAAGAAAAGGATGGAGAGAAAACCAGGCATATTGCAAAGCCTagacaaaaatatgatgaagctgatagaaagaagatagaaaaaagatataaggaaaaaactcttcttgtctgtgggataggacctgatgagttCAATCGTGTCTCAGCTTGTGAGTCTGCTAAAGGAATCTGGGATTGTTTAAAAACATCTCATGAAGGAACTAAAAAAGTCAAAGAATCAAAGATTGATATGCTCACATCTTTGAATGAATACTTCAAgatgaaggaaggagaaaccATTAATGAGATGTTCACAAAATTGTCCTGTATTACAAATGAGCTGCGAAATCTTGGAGAACCTATCAGTATGAGCAAGCAAGTCAGGAAAGTGCTTCGAATTCTTCCAAAGTCCTAG